From the genome of Streptosporangiales bacterium, one region includes:
- a CDS encoding RidA family protein, giving the protein MSTPSTQLAELGLQLPPAAVPSFDYVPATRYGDLVFVSGQLPKEDGEVRVTGTVGADVSVEQAQHAARVCTLQGLACAAEFVGGIDQIASVLRVTGFVASTTDFHDQPRVIDAASELLGAVFGSAGRHARSAVGVAALPRKSPVEIEFVFAAR; this is encoded by the coding sequence ATGTCCACTCCCAGTACGCAGCTCGCCGAGCTGGGCCTGCAGCTCCCGCCGGCGGCAGTGCCGTCGTTCGACTACGTGCCGGCCACCAGATACGGGGACCTCGTCTTCGTCAGCGGTCAGCTGCCGAAGGAGGACGGCGAGGTGCGCGTGACCGGAACGGTCGGCGCGGACGTGTCGGTCGAGCAAGCACAGCACGCCGCGCGGGTCTGCACCCTGCAGGGCTTGGCCTGCGCGGCCGAGTTCGTCGGTGGCATCGACCAGATCGCCTCGGTGCTCCGGGTCACCGGATTCGTCGCCAGCACAACGGATTTCCACGACCAGCCGCGGGTCATCGACGCCGCGAGCGAACTGCTCGGCGCCGTCTTCGGCTCGGCCGGTCGGCACGCACGTTCCGCCGTCGGAGTCGCCGCGCTGCCCCGCAAGTCCCCCGTCGAGATCGAGTTCGTCTTCGCCGCTCGGTGA
- a CDS encoding FCD domain-containing protein, whose amino-acid sequence MNRQATPLSRDALADRVYGLLRSRIIDLQLPPGERLNIDRLAQDVGVSHTPLREALNRLASERLVSAEPYRGFTVTPLLDETGLRQLLDGREVIECGALERAADQITAAELTELDAITGQLDELAAADELDVREFNELDARFHRLTVAACRNPFLLDAYDDLKVHAQLARLYQGRSVVQARRANDEHRRFLEALRGGDVAGLLAAARDHINGVYRRLASEDTGEDG is encoded by the coding sequence ATGAATCGTCAGGCGACGCCTCTGTCGCGCGACGCGTTGGCCGACCGGGTGTACGGCCTGCTGCGCTCGCGGATCATCGATCTGCAGCTCCCACCGGGCGAGCGGCTCAACATCGACCGCCTCGCGCAGGATGTCGGCGTCAGCCACACACCCCTGCGGGAGGCGTTGAACCGGCTGGCGTCTGAGCGGCTGGTGAGCGCGGAGCCGTACCGCGGGTTCACCGTCACTCCGCTGCTCGACGAGACGGGGCTGCGGCAGCTGCTCGACGGTCGCGAGGTCATCGAGTGCGGGGCGCTGGAGCGCGCAGCCGACCAGATCACCGCGGCCGAGCTGACGGAGCTCGACGCGATCACCGGACAGCTGGACGAGCTGGCCGCGGCCGACGAGCTCGACGTGCGCGAGTTCAACGAGCTGGATGCGCGGTTCCACCGGCTCACCGTCGCGGCCTGCAGGAACCCGTTCCTGCTGGACGCCTACGACGACCTGAAGGTGCACGCGCAGCTCGCCCGGCTGTACCAGGGGCGCTCGGTCGTGCAGGCCCGCCGCGCCAACGACGAGCACCGGCGCTTCCTGGAGGCGCTGCGCGGTGGTGACGTGGCCGGGCTGCTGGCCGCCGCGCGCGACCACATCAACGGCGTCTACCGCCGGCTCGCCAGCGAGGACACCGGGGAGGACGGATGA
- a CDS encoding thiamine pyrophosphate-binding protein: protein MTGNAGDAVVELLAAAGVRRFYTVPGESFLELIDAAHRHPDITLVSTRHESGAAFMAEAEGKLTGRPAVALGTRAVGASNLAIGVHTARQDSTPMLVLLGQVETPHLGKEAFQEVDLPRFFAEITTYATTVTRADRAAATVGEALRRSTLGRPGPAMVAFPADVLAGECPPAAVPVPTPPSPRPSPAEVTAVAAALADAERPVAILGRGAHDLHDPLVRLAEAYGLGVYAGFRRQDAFPNSHQNYLGHLGLGTPPPLLEPLRAADLVLALGCRLSEITTQAYALPAPGARVIQVDVAAESIGAVVPVERGVVATVEAFADALLDRPVEPHRRDWTRAHRTYLDLSDPDGYTTEHGVHPAQVVAAMHRQLPDDVVLTSDAGNFSVFGHSYWRFEHARTQLAPTSGAMGYGLPAAIGAALAEPHRNAVALCGDGGFLMTGQELETASRMGAPVLTIVFQNGLYGTIALHQARANGRPSAVDIGPVDVAGYARALGAEAATVNTADELDEQLAAAKDFDRPRVLAVRTDPDVLTPAARMSELLGERG, encoded by the coding sequence ATGACGGGCAACGCAGGCGACGCGGTCGTCGAGCTGCTCGCCGCCGCCGGCGTGCGGCGCTTCTACACCGTGCCTGGTGAGAGCTTCCTCGAACTGATCGACGCGGCGCACCGGCACCCGGACATCACGCTCGTCTCCACCAGGCACGAGTCCGGTGCCGCGTTCATGGCCGAGGCGGAGGGCAAGCTCACCGGCCGGCCGGCGGTAGCGCTCGGCACCCGCGCCGTCGGGGCATCGAACCTGGCCATCGGTGTGCACACCGCGCGACAGGACTCCACCCCGATGCTGGTGCTGCTCGGCCAGGTCGAGACGCCGCACCTCGGCAAGGAGGCGTTCCAAGAGGTCGACCTGCCGCGGTTCTTCGCCGAGATCACCACGTACGCGACGACGGTCACCCGCGCCGACCGCGCCGCGGCGACCGTCGGGGAGGCGCTGCGGCGCAGCACCCTCGGGCGGCCAGGTCCTGCGATGGTGGCGTTCCCTGCCGACGTGCTCGCGGGTGAGTGCCCGCCAGCCGCCGTCCCGGTACCCACGCCGCCGTCGCCGCGTCCGTCGCCGGCGGAGGTCACCGCTGTCGCCGCCGCACTGGCGGACGCCGAGCGTCCGGTCGCCATCCTCGGCCGCGGCGCACACGACCTGCACGATCCGCTTGTCCGGCTGGCCGAGGCGTACGGCCTGGGCGTCTATGCCGGCTTCAGGCGGCAGGACGCGTTCCCGAACAGCCACCAGAACTACCTCGGCCACCTCGGCCTCGGCACGCCGCCGCCGCTGCTGGAGCCGCTGCGCGCCGCGGACCTGGTGCTGGCGCTCGGCTGCCGGCTCAGCGAGATCACCACCCAGGCCTATGCACTGCCCGCACCCGGCGCGCGGGTGATCCAGGTGGACGTCGCCGCCGAGTCGATCGGCGCGGTCGTGCCGGTCGAGCGGGGTGTCGTCGCCACCGTCGAGGCGTTCGCCGACGCGCTGCTCGACCGCCCGGTCGAGCCGCACCGCCGCGACTGGACGCGCGCGCACCGTACGTACCTCGACCTCTCCGACCCTGACGGCTACACCACGGAGCACGGCGTCCACCCCGCGCAGGTGGTTGCCGCGATGCACAGGCAACTGCCGGACGACGTCGTGCTCACCAGCGACGCCGGCAACTTCTCGGTGTTCGGCCACAGCTACTGGCGGTTCGAGCACGCACGAACGCAGCTCGCGCCCACCTCGGGTGCCATGGGGTACGGCCTGCCCGCGGCGATCGGCGCCGCGCTCGCCGAGCCGCACCGCAACGCCGTCGCGCTCTGCGGCGACGGTGGTTTCCTGATGACCGGTCAGGAGCTGGAGACCGCAAGTCGGATGGGCGCTCCGGTGCTGACGATCGTGTTCCAGAACGGCTTGTACGGCACCATCGCGCTGCACCAGGCACGTGCGAACGGTCGGCCGAGCGCGGTGGACATCGGCCCGGTGGATGTGGCCGGGTACGCGCGTGCGTTGGGCGCCGAGGCCGCGACCGTGAACACCGCCGACGAGTTGGACGAACAGCTCGCTGCCGCGAAGGACTTCGACCGGCCGCGAGTGCTCGCCGTACGCACCGATCCCGACGTCCTCACGCCCGCGGCGCGGATGTCCGAACTGCTGGGGGAACGCGGATGA
- a CDS encoding TRAP transporter small permease subunit, with translation MSRALQRVNGAIGTSCAWLAGITFLVVFTVNMVQIVARAAGGGWVWVTDLSVLLFLWLTMLGAVAAYARADHIVTGFLVDRLRGLVAGAHALVIRAAELVFFGILAIAGARVTQVRGGIEYVQLHISTAWAYLAIPVAAALLVVLALTRPLRAPTTEEGV, from the coding sequence GTGAGCCGAGCTCTTCAACGGGTCAATGGCGCCATCGGCACGTCGTGCGCGTGGCTGGCCGGGATCACGTTCCTCGTCGTCTTCACCGTCAACATGGTGCAGATCGTCGCCCGCGCCGCCGGCGGTGGCTGGGTGTGGGTCACCGACCTGAGCGTGCTGCTCTTCCTCTGGTTGACCATGCTCGGGGCGGTCGCCGCCTACGCGCGGGCCGACCACATCGTCACCGGGTTCCTCGTCGACCGGTTGCGGGGATTGGTGGCCGGGGCCCATGCCCTGGTGATCCGAGCTGCCGAGCTGGTCTTCTTCGGCATCCTGGCGATCGCAGGCGCACGGGTGACGCAGGTACGCGGCGGCATCGAGTACGTCCAGCTGCACATCTCCACCGCGTGGGCGTACCTGGCGATCCCCGTCGCGGCCGCACTGCTTGTGGTGCTGGCACTCACCCGCCCGCTGCGGGCGCCGACCACGGAGGAGGGCGTGTGA
- a CDS encoding winged helix DNA-binding domain-containing protein, protein MPPTITDEQRRARLAVRHRLTPQTAGRSPVDAAEAVLALHATDPASVFLSARARGNGTAVEDVEQALYVERSVVRMLGMRRTMFVTPTDLVPVVHAACTKAVAAKERTKLLEFVAQTGFTTSPQRWLRRVERDTLDALRARGEATASELTEDVPELGRKILVGSGRWQAEQGAATRVLFLLAADGEAIRGRPRGSWLSTQYRWASTDTWLPTGPLPDLDTDAARSTLARRWLWAYGPATEADLKWWTGWTLTQTRRALAGLDVVEVELSNGTGYLLADDVDQVATPPPWVALLPALDPTAMGWTGRDWFLGPHRDALFDDVGTSATDAVHEAAGALQTWLGPARITPRFRTPARARAHHLTRPGNPRLSRCNTNLTGRSIKPNLGGVVIRRRSTDPL, encoded by the coding sequence ATGCCGCCGACGATCACCGACGAGCAGCGCCGGGCACGGTTGGCCGTAAGGCACCGGCTCACGCCGCAGACGGCAGGCCGGTCGCCGGTCGACGCGGCCGAGGCCGTGCTCGCCCTGCACGCCACCGACCCGGCGTCGGTGTTCCTGTCGGCCAGGGCCCGCGGCAACGGCACTGCCGTCGAGGACGTCGAGCAGGCGCTGTACGTCGAGCGTTCTGTGGTCCGGATGCTCGGCATGCGCCGCACGATGTTCGTCACGCCCACCGACCTCGTGCCGGTCGTCCACGCCGCATGCACGAAAGCTGTCGCGGCGAAGGAACGTACGAAGCTGCTTGAGTTCGTGGCACAGACCGGCTTCACCACGTCACCGCAGCGCTGGTTGCGCCGCGTCGAGCGCGACACCCTCGACGCACTGCGTGCCCGCGGCGAGGCCACCGCCTCGGAGCTGACCGAGGACGTACCCGAGCTGGGCCGCAAGATCCTGGTCGGGAGCGGGAGGTGGCAGGCCGAGCAGGGGGCGGCCACCCGAGTGCTGTTCCTGCTCGCCGCCGACGGCGAGGCCATCCGCGGCCGGCCAAGGGGCTCGTGGCTGAGCACGCAGTACCGCTGGGCGTCGACGGACACGTGGCTGCCCACCGGCCCGCTGCCCGACCTCGACACCGACGCGGCCCGCAGCACACTGGCACGCCGCTGGCTGTGGGCATACGGGCCGGCCACCGAGGCGGACCTGAAGTGGTGGACGGGCTGGACCCTCACCCAGACCAGGCGAGCACTCGCCGGGCTCGACGTCGTCGAGGTCGAGCTGTCGAACGGCACCGGCTACCTGCTCGCGGACGACGTCGACCAGGTCGCCACCCCGCCACCGTGGGTCGCGCTGCTGCCCGCACTCGACCCCACGGCGATGGGCTGGACCGGACGCGACTGGTTCCTCGGGCCGCACCGCGACGCGCTGTTCGACGACGTCGGGACGAGCGCTACCGACGCCGTGCACGAGGCCGCCGGCGCGCTGCAGACGTGGCTCGGCCCCGCCCGCATCACGCCGCGCTTCCGCACCCCCGCTCGAGCGCGAGCTCACCACTTGACCCGTCCAGGGAACCCCCGCCTCAGCAGGTGCAACACTAACTTGACCGGGCGGTCAATCAAGCCTAACTTGGGAGGCGTAGTGATCCGCCGGAGATCGACGGATCCCCTCTGA
- a CDS encoding NAD-dependent epimerase/dehydratase family protein: MNGTLLITGGAGFVGQAVAAAALDHGYAPVLVDVHEPRRLRPELTEVPRHTLDLTDATAVTETAQRIRPRAIVHLAAYGEGGAGLASGASQRPDRAAHVNVCGFVHAVQAAAAVGCRVVWSSSTTVYGPPEQYAGDVDETAPVHPASVYGASKVACEELGRVLAAQLSVETTALRLPLVYGPGRWYGGSQQSLVRFVADLVADEPARIEAWTDVADWMHVDDAASAVLAAVAVAEPHQVYNVTGHRGSLAELATELAAAAGAVADVAAGTVAGVRLPLLDTRRAERHLAFRPRYADAAMGAAHYLHTERQR; encoded by the coding sequence GTGAACGGTACGTTGTTGATCACCGGAGGTGCCGGCTTCGTCGGCCAAGCCGTCGCGGCGGCCGCACTCGACCACGGGTACGCGCCGGTACTCGTCGACGTCCACGAACCGCGACGGCTGCGTCCGGAGCTTACCGAGGTGCCGAGGCACACCCTCGACCTCACCGACGCGACTGCGGTAACCGAGACGGCGCAACGGATCCGGCCACGGGCGATCGTGCACCTCGCCGCGTACGGCGAGGGCGGGGCCGGGTTGGCAAGCGGCGCGAGTCAGCGTCCGGACCGCGCGGCACACGTCAACGTCTGTGGCTTCGTACACGCCGTGCAGGCCGCGGCCGCGGTCGGCTGCCGGGTGGTCTGGTCGAGCAGCACCACCGTGTACGGCCCACCGGAGCAGTACGCCGGAGACGTCGACGAGACCGCACCTGTGCACCCGGCCAGTGTCTACGGCGCGTCGAAGGTCGCCTGCGAGGAGCTCGGCCGGGTGCTGGCTGCGCAGCTCAGCGTCGAGACGACGGCGCTGCGGCTGCCGCTGGTGTACGGACCGGGACGGTGGTACGGCGGTAGCCAGCAGTCGCTCGTGCGCTTCGTCGCTGACCTGGTGGCGGACGAGCCGGCGCGGATCGAGGCGTGGACCGACGTCGCCGACTGGATGCACGTCGACGACGCCGCGTCGGCGGTGCTGGCCGCCGTGGCCGTCGCGGAGCCGCACCAGGTCTACAACGTCACCGGTCACCGCGGCAGCCTCGCGGAACTGGCCACCGAGCTCGCCGCGGCCGCTGGTGCTGTCGCGGACGTGGCCGCCGGCACGGTCGCCGGCGTGCGACTACCGCTGCTCGACACCAGACGGGCGGAGAGGCACCTGGCCTTCCGCCCGCGGTATGCCGACGCAGCCATGGGGGCAGCCCATTACCTGCACACGGAAAGGCAGCGATGA
- a CDS encoding mandelate racemase/muconate lactonizing enzyme family protein: MSLPTVKSIESVPLVYQLPDGAAYGSARGRLPARQSTLVRLTTSDGVIGWGEAFGSVDVVGACVRELAPTVIDRQLDSASGWFTHHLQRSYHSTYGGPHVAAASALDVAMWDALGRTLGVSVGRLLGGRVRDRVTAYASTGYVTATRDLAAFVDEITAAVEQGFDAVKIKLGLGPAEDRRRVEATREVIGADRALMVDFNGNYSADVALRVLRGLDDLDLAWAEEPVPPEDVGGMRLVRAAGVPTASGEALYTRFGFRDLIAERLVDVVQPDVCKCGGLSEARVIAHLAQTWNVRFSPHVWCGVVGQAASLQLLAAVPDYPAPEHVSEPLRFEFDRGPNALRDELALQPLQVSAGVVTIPDAPGLGVELDEQAIERLRSDR; the protein is encoded by the coding sequence ATGAGTCTGCCCACGGTGAAGAGCATCGAGTCGGTGCCGCTGGTGTACCAGCTCCCGGACGGCGCGGCGTACGGCTCGGCGCGCGGCCGGTTGCCGGCCCGGCAGTCGACGCTGGTGCGGTTGACGACGAGTGACGGTGTCATCGGCTGGGGCGAGGCGTTCGGTTCGGTCGACGTGGTCGGCGCATGCGTGCGGGAGCTGGCCCCGACGGTCATCGACCGGCAGCTCGACTCGGCCAGCGGCTGGTTCACCCACCACCTGCAGCGCAGCTACCACTCCACGTACGGCGGTCCGCACGTCGCCGCGGCCAGCGCGCTCGACGTCGCGATGTGGGATGCCCTCGGGCGGACGCTCGGCGTCAGTGTCGGCAGGCTGCTCGGCGGCAGGGTGCGCGACCGGGTGACCGCGTACGCGTCGACCGGCTACGTCACCGCGACCCGCGACCTCGCGGCGTTCGTCGACGAGATCACCGCCGCGGTCGAGCAGGGCTTCGACGCGGTGAAGATCAAGCTCGGCCTGGGGCCTGCCGAGGACCGGCGCAGGGTCGAAGCGACGCGCGAGGTGATCGGTGCGGACCGTGCGCTGATGGTCGACTTCAACGGCAACTACTCCGCGGACGTCGCGTTGCGGGTGCTGCGCGGCCTCGACGACCTCGACCTCGCCTGGGCCGAAGAACCCGTGCCGCCCGAGGACGTCGGCGGCATGCGGCTGGTACGTGCCGCCGGCGTGCCGACGGCCAGCGGCGAGGCGCTCTACACGAGGTTCGGTTTCCGTGACCTCATCGCCGAACGGCTCGTCGACGTCGTGCAGCCCGACGTCTGCAAGTGTGGCGGGCTGAGCGAGGCGAGGGTCATCGCACACCTCGCGCAGACCTGGAACGTCCGCTTCAGCCCGCACGTGTGGTGCGGCGTGGTCGGGCAGGCGGCGTCGCTGCAGCTGCTGGCCGCCGTGCCCGACTACCCGGCTCCGGAACACGTGTCGGAGCCGCTGCGGTTCGAGTTCGACCGGGGGCCGAACGCGTTGCGCGACGAGCTGGCGCTGCAACCGCTGCAGGTGTCCGCGGGCGTCGTCACCATCCCGGACGCGCCAGGGCTCGGCGTGGAGCTGGACGAGCAGGCGATCGAACGGCTGCGGAGCGACCGGTGA
- a CDS encoding LLM class flavin-dependent oxidoreductase, translated as MRFGISIPQLTTTNAFDPVAFRTYLTRAEELGFDSAWTMEQVLGATPFLAANEVLSHAAAVTERLRLGCVVYVAALHNPVHLAKTLSTLDQLSRGRLEAGLGVGAPRVQYSAYEVDPGTRVARLTEGLRLMKALWTQERVTFDGRFWQLDDAGMEPKPFQQPHPPVWFGASHPDALRRTARLADGFFGAGSSTTDQFVEQVPVVRRHLAEFDRDPAEFRIAKRVYIAVDDDADRARQRMDDALVAVYGEFGKRLSPVAVVGPPDICVRELERVREAGAELILVNPLFDYAEQLERLAADVLPRLA; from the coding sequence ATGCGATTCGGCATCTCCATCCCGCAGCTGACGACCACGAACGCCTTCGACCCGGTCGCGTTCCGCACCTACCTCACCCGGGCGGAGGAGCTCGGCTTCGACAGCGCGTGGACAATGGAGCAGGTGCTCGGCGCCACCCCGTTCCTCGCGGCGAACGAGGTGCTGAGCCATGCGGCCGCCGTCACCGAGCGGCTCCGGCTGGGCTGCGTGGTCTACGTCGCTGCGCTGCACAACCCGGTGCACCTGGCGAAGACGCTGAGCACGCTCGACCAGCTCAGCCGGGGTCGGCTGGAGGCCGGCCTCGGCGTCGGGGCGCCGCGGGTGCAGTACTCCGCATACGAGGTCGACCCTGGCACCAGGGTGGCCAGGCTGACCGAGGGCCTGCGGCTGATGAAGGCGCTGTGGACGCAGGAGCGGGTGACGTTCGACGGTCGGTTCTGGCAGCTCGACGACGCCGGCATGGAGCCGAAGCCGTTCCAGCAGCCGCACCCGCCGGTCTGGTTCGGCGCCAGCCATCCGGACGCCCTGCGGCGCACCGCCCGCCTCGCCGACGGGTTCTTCGGCGCCGGCTCGTCCACCACCGACCAGTTCGTCGAGCAGGTGCCGGTCGTCCGGCGCCACCTCGCGGAGTTCGACCGCGACCCGGCGGAGTTCCGCATCGCGAAGCGCGTCTACATCGCGGTCGACGACGACGCCGACCGGGCCAGGCAGCGGATGGACGACGCACTGGTCGCGGTCTACGGCGAGTTCGGCAAGAGGCTCTCACCGGTCGCCGTCGTCGGTCCGCCGGACATCTGCGTGCGGGAGCTTGAACGGGTGCGCGAAGCCGGCGCCGAGCTGATCCTCGTCAACCCGCTGTTCGACTACGCCGAGCAGCTGGAGCGGCTCGCCGCCGACGTCCTCCCCCGCCTGGCCTGA
- a CDS encoding creatininase family protein, whose amino-acid sequence MGVPGDPRRGRTACGAGTHPPAAGADHGGGRVNHPIAQQTTGEFADARPTVALIPVGATEQHGPNLAMGVDWRIAEQIAGQVAQRVTPLAVVAPALPYGLSAHHMGFAGTISISAHSFTSVLTDVARSLQRHGIGKVVFVNGHRGNENILGVLITELTHEHGIEAASAFWMTQAADVIAGLRKTTRWGHACEIETSVAMALVPELVRSDALEPGDLTDDYLPFEDNYQPHALQVPRSFGSRTRNGAFGDARYATAEAGTEIVAAAVERTAEFVRALAQRPGTGE is encoded by the coding sequence GTGGGCGTACCTGGCGATCCCCGTCGCGGCCGCACTGCTTGTGGTGCTGGCACTCACCCGCCCGCTGCGGGCGCCGACCACGGAGGAGGGCGTGTGAACCATCCGATCGCGCAGCAGACCACCGGGGAGTTCGCGGACGCGCGCCCGACGGTGGCGCTCATCCCCGTCGGCGCCACCGAGCAGCACGGCCCGAACCTCGCGATGGGCGTCGACTGGCGGATCGCCGAGCAGATCGCCGGGCAGGTGGCACAGCGGGTGACACCGCTTGCCGTGGTCGCGCCGGCGTTGCCGTACGGGCTGTCGGCCCACCATATGGGGTTCGCCGGCACGATCAGCATCTCGGCGCACAGCTTCACCTCCGTACTGACCGACGTCGCACGGAGCTTGCAACGGCACGGGATCGGCAAGGTCGTGTTCGTCAACGGCCACCGGGGCAACGAGAACATCCTCGGGGTACTCATCACCGAGCTCACCCACGAGCACGGTATCGAGGCGGCGTCGGCGTTCTGGATGACACAGGCGGCGGACGTGATCGCCGGCCTCCGCAAGACGACGCGCTGGGGGCACGCGTGCGAGATCGAGACGAGCGTCGCCATGGCGTTGGTGCCCGAGCTCGTGCGCAGTGATGCGCTCGAGCCCGGTGACCTCACCGACGACTACCTGCCGTTCGAGGACAACTATCAGCCGCACGCGCTGCAGGTGCCGCGGTCGTTCGGCTCGCGCACTCGCAACGGCGCCTTCGGCGACGCACGGTACGCGACGGCCGAGGCCGGCACGGAGATCGTCGCCGCAGCCGTCGAACGCACCGCCGAGTTCGTGCGGGCGCTTGCGCAGCGACCTGGCACGGGGGAGTGA
- a CDS encoding TetR family transcriptional regulator: MKVTAKRAKKDKAAEIAARERILDAAEEMFAAGGFAATPTARIAHAAHTPKGLLFYYFPKKIDILLTLLRERLPAAPLCQLDGLAQPGDITGSLRRLATRLDLGRHESVVLRAVLMREVDTHPDVQGHLRWLAKGLIDLTEAVLDAASGKPLDPSRRRDAAETYVSVMLFEANSRRFDGPQPDLHAAARIVAAGLGSTG, encoded by the coding sequence ATGAAGGTCACGGCGAAGCGTGCGAAGAAGGACAAGGCCGCCGAGATCGCTGCCCGGGAACGCATCCTGGACGCCGCCGAGGAGATGTTCGCCGCCGGCGGCTTCGCCGCGACACCCACGGCACGTATCGCGCACGCGGCACACACGCCCAAGGGCCTGCTGTTCTACTACTTCCCCAAGAAGATCGACATCCTGCTCACCCTGCTTCGCGAACGGCTGCCGGCGGCACCGCTGTGTCAGCTGGACGGACTCGCCCAGCCCGGCGACATCACCGGGTCGCTGCGACGCCTCGCCACCAGGCTCGACCTCGGGCGCCACGAGTCGGTCGTGCTTCGCGCAGTGCTGATGCGTGAGGTGGACACCCATCCGGACGTGCAGGGCCACCTGCGCTGGCTGGCCAAGGGACTCATCGACCTCACCGAGGCAGTACTCGACGCCGCTTCGGGCAAGCCGCTCGACCCGTCCCGGCGCAGGGACGCCGCGGAGACGTACGTCTCGGTGATGCTGTTCGAGGCGAACTCACGGCGGTTCGACGGCCCGCAGCCGGACCTACACGCGGCAGCACGCATCGTCGCCGCCGGGCTCGGGTCCACCGGATGA
- a CDS encoding TRAP transporter large permease subunit, producing MEVVLLFSLLFALMAVGLPIWVAMGGSALITVGVLGLTDATTLPTTMAKGVSSYELLAIPFFILTGELMNRTGMTTRIVRLLMFFLGRLRGGLAYASVGVNVFASGVSGSAPADAAAVSAVMLPAMRKEGYRPERAAAVNASAAVLGPIMPPSIPMIFVALVTNLSIGQLFIGGVGPALLLATALLVLISWQARRGLLPAGEGGCRSLGQLGILVRDALPALAAPALIVAGIFGGFATITEIAMLAAAYVLVVGMVVYRTVKPRDVLGIFTDSAVFSSTIMILFAVVGAFTFVLTLGQLGETLSAVVTELDLGPTAFLLVTMVFFLIVGMPMDAVPAIVIFVPVLLPIAMELGVDPIHFGVIVVVNLMIGLLTPPVGALLYVLTKLSTVSFGQLSRAVLPYVAVLALALLVMTLAPPIVTWLPQAVFG from the coding sequence GTGGAAGTCGTCCTTCTCTTCTCCCTGCTGTTCGCGCTGATGGCGGTCGGCCTGCCCATCTGGGTTGCCATGGGCGGCTCGGCGTTGATCACCGTAGGCGTGCTCGGCCTCACCGACGCGACGACGTTGCCGACGACGATGGCCAAGGGCGTCTCCAGCTACGAGCTGCTGGCCATCCCGTTCTTCATCCTCACCGGCGAGCTGATGAACCGTACGGGGATGACGACGCGCATCGTGCGGCTGCTGATGTTCTTCCTCGGCCGGCTGCGTGGCGGCCTCGCGTACGCATCGGTAGGCGTCAACGTGTTCGCCTCCGGGGTGTCAGGCAGTGCACCCGCGGACGCCGCGGCCGTCTCCGCGGTGATGCTGCCGGCCATGCGCAAGGAGGGTTACCGGCCGGAGCGGGCGGCCGCAGTCAACGCGAGCGCGGCGGTGCTCGGCCCGATCATGCCGCCGAGCATCCCGATGATCTTCGTCGCGCTGGTCACCAACCTGTCCATCGGGCAGTTGTTCATCGGCGGCGTGGGGCCGGCTCTGTTGCTGGCGACGGCACTGCTGGTGCTCATCTCGTGGCAGGCGCGCCGTGGCCTGTTGCCGGCCGGGGAAGGTGGGTGCCGCTCGCTCGGTCAGCTCGGCATCCTGGTGCGGGACGCACTGCCCGCACTCGCCGCCCCCGCCCTCATCGTGGCGGGCATCTTCGGCGGTTTCGCGACGATCACGGAGATCGCCATGTTGGCGGCGGCCTACGTGCTCGTCGTGGGGATGGTCGTCTACCGCACCGTGAAACCCCGCGACGTGCTGGGGATCTTCACCGACAGCGCGGTGTTCAGCTCGACCATCATGATCCTGTTCGCCGTCGTCGGCGCGTTCACGTTCGTCCTGACGCTCGGCCAGCTCGGCGAGACGCTGTCCGCCGTCGTGACCGAGCTGGATCTCGGGCCGACGGCGTTCCTGCTCGTCACGATGGTGTTCTTCCTCATCGTGGGGATGCCGATGGACGCCGTGCCGGCCATCGTGATCTTCGTTCCCGTGCTGCTGCCGATCGCCATGGAACTCGGCGTCGACCCGATCCACTTCGGCGTCATCGTGGTGGTGAACCTGATGATCGGCCTGTTGACCCCGCCGGTCGGCGCGTTGCTGTATGTGTTGACCAAGCTGAGTACCGTCTCGTTCGGACAGCTCAGCAGGGCGGTACTGCCGTACGTCGCGGTGCTGGCGCTCGCGTTGCTGGTGATGACGCTGGCGCCACCCATCGTCACCTGGCTGCCGCAGGCTGTCTTCGGCTGA